A genome region from Thermococcus gorgonarius includes the following:
- the trm5b gene encoding tRNA (guanine(37)-N1)-methyltransferase Trm5b produces MLAVKVPKREAEKTRRKLLELGVLAKGYSVKREGEFVLFPVTKPVEGFELVEAEFDRLEKRYHSYREVVEVPEELRPLLPSSFDIIGDIAIIELPEELMPYGRAIGEAILKVHRHIKAVFAKGSKVEGEYRVRELIHLAGEKRTETIHRENGIRLKLDVARVYFSPRLATERMRIFRKVKPGEVIFDMFAGVGPYSILLARKAKLVFACDINPWAIRYLEENIRLNRVNNVVPILGDVRKVAGKIKADRVIMNLPKFADRFLREAMMSVKSGGVVHYYGFSPEEDLFSEHEAKIKAVAKELGLSVEFLDRRKVRPYAPRQFNIAIDFRVE; encoded by the coding sequence ATGCTCGCCGTAAAAGTCCCAAAGCGAGAGGCTGAAAAGACCAGAAGGAAGCTCCTCGAACTCGGCGTCCTGGCTAAAGGTTACTCCGTAAAACGCGAGGGTGAGTTCGTTTTATTCCCCGTTACAAAGCCTGTGGAAGGTTTCGAGCTCGTTGAGGCCGAGTTTGATAGGCTGGAGAAGAGGTATCACAGCTACCGCGAGGTTGTTGAAGTTCCCGAGGAGCTTAGACCACTCCTGCCGAGCTCCTTCGACATCATCGGAGACATTGCGATAATCGAACTCCCTGAGGAGCTGATGCCCTACGGAAGGGCCATCGGCGAGGCTATTCTAAAAGTCCACCGCCACATAAAGGCGGTCTTCGCCAAGGGGAGCAAAGTTGAGGGTGAGTACAGGGTGAGGGAGCTCATCCACCTCGCCGGCGAGAAAAGGACAGAAACAATCCACCGCGAGAACGGGATAAGGCTGAAGCTGGACGTTGCCAGGGTTTACTTCTCCCCGAGGCTCGCCACCGAGAGGATGCGGATTTTCAGGAAGGTGAAGCCCGGTGAAGTTATCTTCGACATGTTCGCGGGAGTTGGCCCTTACTCAATACTCCTCGCGAGGAAGGCAAAGCTCGTATTCGCCTGCGACATAAACCCCTGGGCAATCCGTTACCTTGAGGAGAACATACGCCTTAACAGAGTCAACAACGTTGTCCCGATTTTGGGCGATGTCAGAAAGGTGGCCGGAAAAATCAAGGCCGACCGCGTGATAATGAACCTCCCGAAGTTTGCCGACCGCTTTTTAAGGGAGGCGATGATGAGCGTCAAGTCCGGCGGGGTAGTTCACTATTACGGCTTTAGTCCAGAGGAAGACCTGTTTTCCGAGCACGAGGCGAAGATAAAGGCAGTGGCGAAAGAACTCGGCCTTTCAGTGGAGTTCCTCGACCGGAGAAAGGTGCGCCCCTACGCGCCGAGGCAGTTCAACATCGCTATAGACTTTAGGGTGGAATAA
- a CDS encoding BlaI/MecI/CopY family transcriptional regulator: MEPHEFKLTEEGLKAVLPPLEAEIMEYMWKVKVATAGEVYEHLKSKHPEMRRSTVSILMNRLCEKGLLKRSVDYGRGGMRYVYSVTTTREEFEKKIVQKILDALMSNFREATYAYLSNIKER; this comes from the coding sequence ATGGAGCCCCATGAATTCAAGCTGACTGAAGAGGGACTTAAGGCGGTCTTACCCCCGCTGGAAGCAGAGATAATGGAGTACATGTGGAAGGTAAAAGTCGCCACCGCGGGAGAAGTTTACGAACACCTAAAGTCCAAGCACCCTGAGATGCGCCGTTCAACCGTGAGCATACTAATGAACCGCCTCTGCGAGAAAGGCCTTCTCAAGAGGAGTGTTGACTACGGAAGGGGCGGAATGAGGTATGTTTATTCAGTCACAACAACCCGGGAAGAGTTTGAAAAGAAGATAGTCCAGAAGATACTCGACGCCCTCATGAGCAACTTCAGGGAAGCCACATATGCTTACCTTTCAAACATAAAGGAGAGATAA
- a CDS encoding M48 family metallopeptidase, which yields MRFLFPIGLMFTLAYLAHGEVGVLVGLAVLASVLMIGAMSMPRPNSGYSSLETVNPHLWEKIQELTKKLGLKNVKVYVLDAYIPNAYSFMRNVVLSLGLFEILHEDEIVAITAHELGHIKNRDTILFPLLAYLRIFSFMMSFAILALSGSLIIFMLSISLYLWYELERSSYLKSREFKADDVAVRILNVPLSLKRALEELKYYEDLMSQVKKHALPGIEPALERKPPEKTYWTPSFLFLPTHPSYDDRIFRIISFIEANETRRKHSN from the coding sequence ATGCGCTTTCTCTTCCCCATAGGCCTGATGTTCACACTGGCGTATTTGGCTCATGGGGAAGTTGGGGTTCTTGTGGGGCTGGCTGTCCTTGCATCCGTCCTAATGATTGGAGCCATGAGTATGCCCCGTCCTAACAGTGGTTACTCCTCCCTCGAAACCGTCAATCCACACCTTTGGGAAAAAATTCAAGAACTGACCAAAAAGCTTGGCCTCAAGAACGTTAAAGTTTACGTCCTAGATGCCTACATTCCAAACGCCTACTCTTTCATGAGAAACGTTGTTCTGTCCCTCGGTCTGTTTGAGATTCTCCACGAGGATGAAATCGTAGCTATCACCGCCCACGAGCTGGGCCATATCAAGAACAGAGACACTATCTTGTTCCCCCTGCTGGCGTACCTTAGAATCTTCTCGTTTATGATGTCCTTTGCCATACTGGCACTCAGCGGCAGTCTGATTATCTTCATGTTATCGATTTCGCTATATCTCTGGTATGAACTTGAGAGATCGTCATATCTCAAGAGCAGGGAATTTAAAGCTGACGACGTGGCCGTTAGGATTTTGAACGTACCATTGAGCCTGAAGAGGGCCCTAGAAGAGCTAAAGTACTACGAAGATCTAATGTCGCAGGTCAAAAAACATGCACTGCCCGGTATAGAACCTGCCCTGGAGAGAAAACCGCCTGAAAAAACATACTGGACACCGAGTTTCCTATTCCTTCCAACCCACCCATCCTACGACGATAGGATCTTCAGAATAATCTCATTTATAGAGGCAAACGAGACCAGAAGAAAACACTCTAACTGA
- a CDS encoding deoxycytidylate deaminase, whose amino-acid sequence MEVEIVLDKEKAERIKKIRPTKDEYFMLIAKLVSLRATCPRLRVGAVAVKDGYILATGYNGAPRGMDHCIDVGCLIVDGHCHRAVHAEQNVIAMAARKGISLEGATLYVTHFPCDTCFKLLVNAGIREIVYEEMYPNEATEILLKEAQEKGIIKIRQFKLKKERVRAFLEELFGEDF is encoded by the coding sequence ATGGAAGTGGAGATCGTACTGGATAAGGAAAAGGCCGAGAGGATAAAAAAGATCCGTCCAACGAAGGACGAGTACTTTATGTTAATAGCGAAGCTCGTGTCACTGAGGGCAACCTGTCCCCGGCTTCGAGTTGGAGCCGTTGCCGTTAAAGATGGCTACATTCTCGCCACGGGCTACAACGGTGCCCCGAGGGGGATGGATCACTGTATCGATGTGGGATGTCTCATAGTCGATGGCCACTGTCACAGGGCAGTTCACGCGGAGCAGAACGTTATAGCTATGGCCGCCAGAAAGGGCATAAGCCTCGAAGGCGCGACGCTCTACGTTACCCACTTCCCGTGTGACACCTGCTTTAAACTTCTAGTCAATGCTGGTATTAGAGAGATAGTCTATGAAGAAATGTATCCCAACGAAGCAACTGAAATACTCCTCAAAGAAGCCCAGGAGAAGGGCATAATAAAAATCAGGCAGTTTAAGTTAAAGAAAGAAAGGGTTAGGGCCTTTCTGGAAGAACTCTTTGGGGAAGACTTCTGA
- a CDS encoding DUF2304 domain-containing protein, translating to MYAAQFIAILVLAYLLFRVYRDYSAGRIDWQGVLSWGLVIGVFIIIALFPLRISTEIKDLLGLGRGLDALFVVSIGLLFLLLFELYAKIDRVEREITELTRKVGIELEEINERLEKIEKE from the coding sequence ATGTACGCGGCTCAATTTATTGCAATACTTGTCCTTGCGTACCTGCTGTTTAGGGTCTACAGGGACTACAGCGCGGGAAGGATTGACTGGCAGGGTGTTCTATCCTGGGGACTTGTGATTGGGGTTTTTATAATAATTGCGCTCTTTCCCCTCCGCATCTCTACGGAAATCAAGGATCTGCTGGGGCTTGGCAGGGGTCTTGATGCCCTCTTTGTGGTTTCAATAGGACTTCTCTTCCTCCTGTTGTTCGAGCTCTACGCCAAGATCGACAGGGTGGAGAGGGAGATAACTGAGCTAACCAGAAAAGTTGGCATCGAACTGGAGGAGATAAACGAAAGGCTGGAGAAGATTGAGAAGGAATAA
- a CDS encoding HAD-IA family hydrolase, producing the protein MDVRLVVFDLDGTLVGAKESFSELKDKLRKRLRQIGISDDLMGNLSPMYESLLRISRETGIPFEELHSHQVELEVERMKDSFLFPGVLESLRFLRNRGIKMAVVTRSSRKAALFALEKLKILEYFEIVVAREDVPPEELKPEGGQIKKVLDELKIPPEKTLVVGDHGYDVIAARKAGALSVLVTSHDSGRMSFSVDATPDFEISTMEKFVPFMEKLLSTYVVVPAYNEELTIGAVLSDLLRYFRRNEIVVINDGSRDRTGEIARSFGVHVITHLINRGLGGALGTGLAYAVRKGAKIIITFDADGQHLVEDALRVMKPVVEGKADFAVGSRLKGDTSQMPFIKKFGNFVLDVITAIFARKYVSDSQSGLRCFSGECASRIRITCDRYAVSSEIIVEVAKNGCRIAEVPIKAVYTDYSMRKGTNVKEGIKIALNLLFDRVR; encoded by the coding sequence ATGGACGTAAGGCTGGTTGTTTTCGACCTCGATGGCACGTTAGTTGGGGCAAAGGAATCATTTTCAGAGCTAAAGGACAAACTCAGAAAACGGCTCCGCCAGATTGGCATAAGCGACGATTTAATGGGTAACCTGAGTCCGATGTATGAGTCCCTTCTCAGGATCTCCCGGGAAACCGGGATCCCGTTTGAGGAGCTTCACTCCCATCAGGTTGAGCTCGAAGTCGAAAGGATGAAAGACAGCTTTCTTTTTCCCGGCGTGCTTGAATCCCTCCGGTTCCTTAGGAATAGGGGAATTAAAATGGCAGTCGTCACAAGAAGCTCAAGGAAAGCCGCTTTGTTTGCCCTAGAGAAATTGAAAATCCTTGAGTACTTTGAGATCGTAGTTGCAAGAGAAGACGTTCCACCAGAAGAGCTAAAGCCGGAGGGGGGACAGATAAAGAAGGTCCTCGATGAACTGAAAATCCCACCTGAGAAAACCCTCGTCGTGGGCGACCACGGCTACGATGTCATTGCTGCAAGGAAAGCAGGTGCCCTAAGCGTCCTCGTTACTTCACACGACTCCGGGAGAATGAGCTTCTCAGTCGATGCTACCCCTGATTTTGAGATATCAACTATGGAGAAGTTCGTTCCCTTCATGGAAAAACTACTCTCGACTTACGTTGTCGTTCCTGCTTACAACGAGGAACTGACCATTGGCGCTGTCCTTTCGGATCTCCTTCGCTATTTCAGGCGAAACGAGATAGTGGTGATAAACGACGGGTCACGGGATAGAACGGGGGAGATAGCGCGGTCCTTTGGTGTCCACGTTATCACCCATCTGATAAACCGTGGGCTTGGAGGGGCTCTCGGTACTGGACTTGCCTATGCCGTAAGAAAGGGTGCCAAAATCATCATAACCTTCGACGCCGATGGTCAGCACCTCGTCGAGGACGCCCTTCGCGTTATGAAGCCCGTTGTTGAGGGGAAAGCCGACTTTGCCGTTGGCTCCCGTTTGAAGGGAGACACCAGCCAGATGCCCTTCATAAAAAAGTTCGGAAACTTTGTTCTCGACGTGATAACGGCTATATTTGCCCGTAAATACGTGAGTGACAGCCAGAGCGGATTGAGATGCTTCAGCGGTGAATGCGCCTCCAGGATCCGGATAACCTGTGACCGCTACGCGGTATCAAGTGAGATCATCGTTGAGGTGGCCAAAAACGGCTGCAGAATTGCCGAGGTTCCAATCAAGGCCGTTTATACCGATTACTCCATGAGAAAGGGGACAAACGTTAAGGAAGGTATAAAGATAGCATTAAACCTCCTGTTCGACAGAGTGAGGTGA
- a CDS encoding Lrp/AsnC family transcriptional regulator, whose amino-acid sequence MPGIDEKDREILRILRKEGRITLTELGRRVNLSPASVKNRLEKLEKLGAIKGYSAVVDPAFLDKYVKVLFLLKLRVEGPDIDLILQKFAAYENVESIFRTSGRTQAVIIAEFEDMDGMKAFASRLRRALGNSLEYIEWSAIYDVLKECWVEAGKRGGRWT is encoded by the coding sequence ATGCCCGGTATTGACGAGAAGGACAGAGAGATACTCAGAATCCTTCGAAAGGAGGGAAGAATTACACTGACTGAGTTAGGCAGGAGGGTGAACCTCTCACCTGCAAGCGTCAAAAACAGACTTGAGAAGCTTGAGAAACTTGGGGCAATAAAGGGGTATTCCGCCGTTGTTGATCCGGCTTTCCTCGATAAGTACGTTAAAGTCCTCTTTCTGCTGAAACTTAGAGTTGAGGGGCCTGATATAGATCTTATCCTTCAGAAGTTTGCGGCTTATGAAAACGTTGAATCCATCTTCAGGACGAGCGGGAGAACTCAAGCGGTTATAATAGCGGAGTTCGAGGACATGGATGGGATGAAGGCTTTTGCATCGCGGCTTAGAAGGGCCCTGGGCAACTCCCTTGAGTACATAGAGTGGAGCGCGATCTACGATGTCCTCAAAGAGTGCTGGGTAGAAGCTGGCAAGAGGGGTGGCAGATGGACGTAA
- a CDS encoding tyrosine--tRNA ligase: protein MDIESRIELIKKKPTEELLTEENLRHLLEVGIPMQHYIGFEISGYIHLGTGLMAGAKIADLQKAGVKTRVFLADWHSWINDKLGGDLDVIQKVALTYFKEGMKQSIKVMGGDPDKVEFVLASEILEKGDYWQTVIDISKNVTLSRVMRSITIMGRQMGEAIDFAKLIYPMMQVADIFYQGVTIAHAGMDQRKAHVIAIEVAQKLRYHPLEWNGEKLKPVALHHHLLLGLQEPPVWPIESEEQFKELKTQMKMSKSKPYSAVFIHDSPEEIRQKLRKAFCPAREVKYNPVLDWAEYIIFREEPTEFTIHRPAKFGGDVTYTTFEELKKDFAEGKLHPLDLKNAVAEYLIELLKPVRDYFEKHPEPLELMREIKITR from the coding sequence ATGGACATTGAGAGCAGGATAGAACTCATAAAGAAGAAGCCCACGGAGGAACTTCTAACCGAGGAGAACCTCAGGCACCTCCTCGAAGTCGGAATCCCGATGCAGCACTACATAGGGTTCGAGATAAGCGGTTACATTCACCTAGGAACCGGACTGATGGCCGGCGCTAAAATAGCCGACCTTCAGAAGGCTGGAGTCAAGACGAGGGTCTTCCTGGCCGACTGGCACAGCTGGATAAACGACAAGCTCGGCGGAGATTTAGACGTCATTCAGAAGGTTGCACTAACATACTTCAAAGAGGGCATGAAGCAGAGCATAAAGGTCATGGGCGGCGATCCCGATAAGGTGGAGTTTGTTCTCGCGAGCGAGATACTTGAGAAGGGTGACTACTGGCAGACCGTCATAGATATCTCAAAGAACGTCACCCTGAGCAGGGTTATGAGGTCAATAACGATAATGGGAAGGCAGATGGGTGAGGCAATAGACTTCGCCAAGCTGATATACCCGATGATGCAGGTGGCGGACATCTTCTACCAGGGTGTCACGATAGCTCACGCCGGAATGGACCAGAGGAAAGCCCACGTTATAGCGATTGAAGTGGCTCAGAAGCTCAGATATCACCCCCTTGAATGGAACGGCGAGAAGCTCAAGCCTGTGGCTTTACACCACCACCTCCTCCTTGGTCTTCAGGAGCCGCCTGTCTGGCCGATAGAGAGCGAGGAGCAGTTCAAAGAGCTCAAGACTCAGATGAAGATGAGCAAGAGCAAGCCCTACTCCGCTGTGTTTATCCATGATTCGCCAGAAGAGATCAGGCAGAAGCTCAGGAAAGCCTTCTGTCCGGCCAGAGAAGTTAAATACAACCCTGTCCTTGATTGGGCAGAGTACATAATCTTCCGCGAAGAACCAACGGAGTTCACCATCCACAGGCCGGCAAAGTTTGGCGGGGACGTCACATACACCACCTTCGAGGAGCTCAAGAAAGACTTCGCGGAAGGAAAGCTCCACCCGCTCGACCTCAAGAACGCTGTTGCGGAGTATCTCATAGAGCTCCTCAAGCCGGTTAGGGACTACTTCGAGAAGCATCCGGAACCGCTTGAGCTCATGAGGGAGATAAAGATTACCCGCTGA